One genomic segment of Thermus thermamylovorans includes these proteins:
- a CDS encoding helix-turn-helix domain-containing protein: protein MGALQRTFWSWAETMAWHYAREIPDYARLDTRVLERDVVVVSFEYLRALEEGGDVENLALAVGQRRRSQGVSLPALLRAYRLWAKDTLEALKTSAPSRVVELAPRVLELLDRVSEASARGYQLALEGALPRGPLTGVAAQLADAGSLVLAPRYLRLPPEGMAYAQAPLGPLLFLAAPLVEVEEALRSLARQSRAVLWVEEGTKLSELQADLEEALGLGHLLSLPPGLYPTRFLWPLAMALESPKGRDRLLRLLAPLEAHPELLRTLEAYLQARLSLKGAARRLELHPNTILYRLHKVEELTGLRLDRVEDLSLLGMALQLRQAMEGPSLA from the coding sequence ATGGGTGCCCTTCAGCGGACCTTTTGGTCTTGGGCCGAGACCATGGCCTGGCACTATGCCCGGGAGATTCCTGACTATGCCCGGCTAGACACACGCGTCCTCGAGCGGGATGTGGTCGTGGTTTCCTTTGAGTACTTGCGAGCTCTCGAGGAGGGTGGCGACGTGGAGAACCTGGCCTTGGCGGTGGGCCAGCGCCGACGGAGCCAAGGCGTGTCCCTCCCGGCCTTGCTCCGGGCTTACCGTTTATGGGCGAAGGATACCCTCGAGGCCTTAAAGACCTCGGCGCCAAGCCGGGTGGTAGAGCTGGCTCCCCGGGTGCTGGAGCTCCTTGACCGGGTGAGCGAGGCCTCAGCCCGAGGGTACCAGCTGGCCTTGGAAGGGGCCCTTCCCCGCGGGCCCCTGACGGGAGTGGCGGCCCAGCTTGCCGATGCCGGAAGTCTGGTTCTGGCTCCCCGCTACCTCCGGTTGCCCCCGGAGGGGATGGCCTATGCCCAGGCCCCTCTGGGCCCCCTGCTGTTCCTAGCCGCACCCTTGGTCGAGGTGGAGGAGGCGCTGAGGTCCTTGGCCCGTCAGAGCAGGGCCGTGCTTTGGGTAGAGGAAGGGACGAAACTCTCCGAACTCCAAGCGGATCTGGAGGAGGCCCTGGGCCTGGGCCACCTCCTTAGCCTGCCCCCAGGGCTTTACCCCACCCGCTTCCTGTGGCCTTTGGCCATGGCTTTGGAGTCCCCCAAAGGACGGGACCGGCTTTTGCGCCTCCTCGCCCCCCTCGAGGCCCACCCGGAGCTCCTCCGCACCCTGGAGGCCTACCTCCAGGCCCGGCTTTCCCTGAAGGGAGCGGCCCGCCGTCTGGAGCTCCATCCCAACACCATCCTCTACCGCCTCCACAAGGTGGAAGAACTCACGGGGCTTAGGCTGGACCGGGTGGAGGACCTGTCCCTCCTGGGCATGGCCCTGCAGTTGCGCCAGGCAATGGAGGGGCCGTCCCTGGCTTGA